The following nucleotide sequence is from Aspergillus luchuensis IFO 4308 DNA, chromosome 1, nearly complete sequence.
TATCTCGATCCTCGATCGGAATGGTACACTTCGGCCTTGGTGAGCGCCGCCATGGAAAGCGTGTCACTTCCCACGCGACTGCGTCCATATCACGACTTTGAGGCGTCCCTGGCCGGCGATGACAGTATCCATAAGATATTCGAGCTGCAATCTACAATCGTGcaggatggtgaagatgccgCCAAATCGCCTACCAAACCATCggatgatagtgatgagaAAGAACCTGGAAGCTCGCCGATCAAGAAAGACTTTGATCTGGACTTCACCTACGACGGGCTGACCTGCCAAAAATCCCACCATGTTTTCAACCAGCTTCAAGTTTCACGGGGAGTTGCCGATCGGGAGAATGAGTCGGGCGGGGAGGACCAGGGTATCCTCCGCAGAAAACGACACTTCAACTCGGAACCAATGTTCCAGAGGTCAGACAAGCCCGCTGAACTCGTTCCATGCAGTCACATCGTTAACATTACATATAGGTTTCATACGACCCTACCTTTCCCGGTACTGGACAGCTTCCCTCAGAATATGTTCCCGGAACTCAGATCGAAGGAGAAAATCAGTATTCTTGCCGCACTGACTGTCTCTTCGCGAACGGCAGAGAGACTGAAAGTCTATGAGACATTGGCTGGACGAGTAGCTGGCGTGGATGAGCGGGAAACTTTAGTGAATGGGTTGGGCGAGATCCGCGAGACATACGAGACAGGATGGATGAGCGATTCTGACTTCGACGATGACTAGCcatataagtaaaaaatatagcTCACACTTGCATCGTACTTGTAACATCATTGATCACACCTTGCAGATGGAAATATCTAGTTGGACCCTGAAGCAGCTGGTTCCTTTTAAGCACGCCGATCGGGGCGGCGATCGGCGGGGGCAAACAGAACAAACAGCGAACCGGTCGGCCAAACGTGGCCTCTGTGCAATCATCGCGCCTTTCATTCATCGCGAATCTCATTTCTTGGTCCTACTTTCGCTTACTGCCAGGTGGCCAGTAATCCCAACTGTGATTGTGGCCTAGATGACTCTGTAGTTCTAGATCTTGCGTACGTGGTCTGTTTCCTTCCACAATGCTTCCCTCCAGCCAGCTAACCGGCTCATAGTTCACGACAGCTACTTTCACTATTCAGCCCACCTCCGGACCCTGAATCAAACCTATTCGATGTACCAATAACTGTTTTCACCAATCGCTCTTTCAATTTATAAccgagagaagaaaaactgTTACTTCATATATCGGATGGGGAATTATTGAATTTTTGTAATAAGCAGAAGGTATGCGACAATGTGTGGAGGACGACTGTCAGGGACGGAAGGATTTACTGACTCTTGCAGCATCAGAATTATACAGACCATGGCTCCCGGCAGCCAGCGACGGTCCTATGCCTCGctcgcctccctccccgtGCTCTCCCTAATTCTACCGTTTCTCCTATTTGTCCTCAgctttccttccccagccGCGGCTGCGGGTTCCGCAGTCCTTGGTATCGATGTCGGTACAGAGTACCTAAAAGCTACGCTCGTCAAACCCGGAATCCCGCTTGAGATTGTTCTCACCAAAGATTCGAAGCGTAAGGAGTCCGCCGCTGTAGCGTTCAAGCCTACCCGCGAGGCCGATGCCTTGTTTCCCGAGAGATTCTACGGTGGCGACGCCTTGGCGCTAGCGGCACGGTATCCCGATGATGTCTACTCGAACCTCAAGACCCTGCTTGGACTTCCTTTCGATGCGGACAATGAGTTGATCAAAAGTTTCCACAACCGCTATCCTGCCTTGCGCCTGGAAGAGGCGCCCGGAGACCGTGGCACGGTCGGCCTGCGAAGCAACAGACTGGGAGAAACCGAAAGGAAGGATGCCTTCCTTGTTGAGGAAATCCTGGCCATGCAGCTGAAGCAGATCAAGGCTAATGCCGACACTCTGGCTGGAAAGGGATCAGACATTACGGACGCCGTGATCACTTACCCGTCGTTCTACACCGCcgcggagaagaggagtCTGGAATTGGCCGCCGAACTGGCAGGTTTGAATGTCGATGCATTCATCAGCGATAATCTTGCGGTCGGGTTGAACTACGCAACCAGCCGCACGTTCCCCAGTGTTTCGGATGGCCAGAAGCCCGAGTACCACATTGTCTACGACATGGGCGCCGGCTCTACAACTGCCAGTGTCCTTCGCTTCCAAAGTCGCTCGGTGAAGGATGTGGGACGATTCAACAAGACCGTTCAGGAAGTCCAGGTTCTGGGAACCGGCTGGGATAAGACTCTTGGAGGAGATGCCCTGAACGATCTGATTGTCCAGGATATGATCGCCAGCCTCgtcgaggaaaagaagctcaaggaccGGGTTTCCTCGGCTGATGTCCAGGCCCACGGAAAGACCATGGCGAGACTCTGGAaggatgcggagaaggcTCGTCAAGTTCTCAGTGCGAACACTGAGACGGGCGCCTCTTTTGAGAGTCTTTATGAAGAGGATCTCAACTTCAAGTACCGTGTCACCCGCGCCAAATTCGAGGAGCTCGCGGAGCAGCATATTGCACGTGTTGGAAAGCCCCTAGAGCAAGCTTTGGAGGCTGCTGGACTGCAGCTGAGCGACATTGACTCCGTTATCCTTCACGGTGGCGCCATCCGCACACCATTCGTGCAGAAGGAGCTCGAGCGGGTTTGCGGATCTGCCAACAAGATTCGTACCAGCGTCAATGCGGATGAAGCCGCAGTGTTTGGCGCTGCCTTCAAGGGAGCCGCTCTGAGCCCTAGCTTCCGTGTTAAGGACATTCGAGCAAGCGATGCCTCGAGCTACGCTGTCGTGCTCAAGTGGGCTTCCGAGTCTAAGGAGAGACAGCAGAAGCTTTTCACTCCCACTTCCCAGGTCGGCCCTGAGAAGCAGGTTACCGTGAAGAACTTGGACGACTTCGAGTTCAGCTTCTACCACCAAATCCCCGTGGACGGCAATGTCGTCGAATCCCCAATCCTGGGCGTGAAGACACAGAACCTCACTGCCTCTGTCACTAAACTGAAGGAAGACTTTGGTTGCACGGCtgccaacatcaccaccaagtTCGCCATCCGCCTGAGCCCTGTCAACGGACTTCCTGAAGTCGCCAGCGGTACCGTCAGCTGCGAGGTGGAGTCTGCCAAGAAGGGAAGCGTGGTCGAAGGCGTCAAGGGATTCTTTGGCTTGGGTAACAAGGATGAACAAGCTCCTCTcggagaggaaggcgagCCCAGCGAGTCCATCACTCTTGAGCCCGAGGAGCCTCAAGCCGCGACGACTTCCTCGGCAGATGACGctacctccaccacaacTGCCAAGgagagcaagaagagcacACCCGCAACCAAGCTGGAGTCAATCTCTATCAGCTtcacctcatctcccctGGGAATCCCCGCCCCCACCGAAGCCGAACTTGCTCGCATCAAGAGCCGCCTGGCTGCCTTCGACGCCTCGGACCGTGACCGTGCCCTGCGCGAAGAAGCCCTCAACGAACTGGAATCCTTCATCTACCGTAGCCGCGACCTtgtcgacgacgaggaaTTCGCCAAGGTAGTGAAGCCCGAGCAGCTGACCACGCTGCAAGAGAGGGCCTCCGAAGCCAGCGACTGGCTGTACGGCGACGGCGACGACGCAAAGACCGCCGACTTCCGCGCAAAGCTCAAATCCCTGAAAGAGATCGTCGACCCAGCCctcaaaagaaagaaggagaacgCGGAGCGCCCGGCCCGCGTTGAGCTCATGCAACAAGTCCTGAAGAACGCCAAGTCCGTCATGGACGTAATGGAGCAACAGATCCAGCAAGACGAGGACCTCTACTCCTCCAGCGTCGCAGcatccagctcttcctcttccacaaccGAGTCCTcgaccacctcatccaccaccgctgaaacctcttcctctgtcGATCTCGACGAAGACCCCTatgccaccacctccacctcatccaccaccaagaccGCCTCGgccaccacaacccccaagCCCAGCGGTCCCAAGTACTCCATCTTCCAACCTTACGACCTTACCAGCCTCTCCAAGACCTACGAATCCACCAACACCTGGTTCGAAACTCAGCTCGCTCTCCAGGAGCAGCTCACCGTGACCGATGACCCGGCCCTCCCCGTCGCCGAACTCGACACCCGTCTCAAGGAGCTCGAGCGCGTCCTGAACCGCATCTACGATAAGATGGGCGCGGCGGCAGCCAAGTCTGGAAAGGagcagagcaagaagaacaacaacaacaacggcaagtcttcgaagaaggagaaggccaaggcgcaagaggagcagaagaagtctgctaaggaagaagagcagaaggaAGATAAGAAGGCTAACCGCAAGGATGAGCTGTAAATCTAGCGGCGGCTTGGTCTTCTGAATTATGGGAATTGAGGTAATTGGTTCCCGAAGAATCAAATTTAAAAAGACACTAGGAGTTCGGATTGAGCGTTACTACTGCCACTTTCGttgttttttcttgttgTGATATGATGAATTCATTTACACGCTGATTGAGGAAGTCCCTGTCGGGGGATTATTGGTCGGTGTTATGTAAACTATATTACTATAGATAGAATTGACTTGACTGTTCATTCATAATTTTGTGGGAGTCtctttgatttattatttaatgcAGTTCAGATTCAGGTCTGCTGCATGGGTGCTGGCTATTGTATTAGCCTAACTAGGAAGGTTGAACAGGTAGAGTCATCGCAATCGGGTTATATGTACAGGGTGCTTGATAACAAACAACAGGCATGTAGAGCAAGCAGAGGTCGAGTAAGAATATGCATAAGAaaagcagacagacagacagggtAAGGAAACACAACGGGCGAAATAACGAACAGTATGCATCATGCATCAAATCATCCATCCGGCTTGTCTTCCAGCACATAGAACCAGCCTATGGCACTCTGTGTCCCCAAGGCACATTGCACGCAAACGAAAAGCACAACAGATAATAGTACAACCACCCAAACCCAGCCCAACCCACGTTAACTCCGGCTAATAAGATATTCCAGAAACGAcg
It contains:
- the LHS1_2 gene encoding Hsp70 family protein (BUSCO:EOG09260JPV;~COG:O;~EggNog:ENOG410PFF0;~InterPro:IPR013126,IPR029047,IPR029048,IPR043129;~PFAM:PF00012;~SECRETED:SignalP(1-38);~TransMembrane:1 (i33-55o);~antiSMASH:Cluster_1.6); protein product: MCGGRLSGTEGFTDSCSIRIIQTMAPGSQRRSYASLASLPVLSLILPFLLFVLSFPSPAAAAGSAVLGIDVGTEYLKATLVKPGIPLEIVLTKDSKRKESAAVAFKPTREADALFPERFYGGDALALAARYPDDVYSNLKTLLGLPFDADNELIKSFHNRYPALRLEEAPGDRGTVGLRSNRLGETERKDAFLVEEILAMQLKQIKANADTLAGKGSDITDAVITYPSFYTAAEKRSLELAAELAGLNVDAFISDNLAVGLNYATSRTFPSVSDGQKPEYHIVYDMGAGSTTASVLRFQSRSVKDVGRFNKTVQEVQVLGTGWDKTLGGDALNDLIVQDMIASLVEEKKLKDRVSSADVQAHGKTMARLWKDAEKARQVLSANTETGASFESLYEEDLNFKYRVTRAKFEELAEQHIARVGKPLEQALEAAGLQLSDIDSVILHGGAIRTPFVQKELERVCGSANKIRTSVNADEAAVFGAAFKGAALSPSFRVKDIRASDASSYAVVLKWASESKERQQKLFTPTSQVGPEKQVTVKNLDDFEFSFYHQIPVDGNVVESPILGVKTQNLTASVTKLKEDFGCTAANITTKFAIRLSPVNGLPEVASGTVSCEVESAKKGSVVEGVKGFFGLGNKDEQAPLGEEGEPSESITLEPEEPQAATTSSADDATSTTTAKESKKSTPATKLESISISFTSSPLGIPAPTEAELARIKSRLAAFDASDRDRALREEALNELESFIYRSRDLVDDEEFAKVVKPEQLTTLQERASEASDWLYGDGDDAKTADFRAKLKSLKEIVDPALKRKKENAERPARVELMQQVLKNAKSVMDVMEQQIQQDEDLYSSSVAASSSSSSTTESSTTSSTTAETSSSVDLDEDPYATTSTSSTTKTASATTTPKPSGPKYSIFQPYDLTSLSKTYESTNTWFETQLALQEQLTVTDDPALPVAELDTRLKELERVLNRIYDKMGAAAAKSGKEQSKKNNNNNGKSSKKEKAKAQEEQKKSAKEEEQKEDKKANRKDEL